A stretch of Armatimonadota bacterium DNA encodes these proteins:
- a CDS encoding ComEC/Rec2 family competence protein, protein MRRLPRLSIRLFESLRHRPATWSLIGLVSGLCLAEAQWLSGPLIAVLCLAFSLALNPRWIIPAALLALGFYRYWFAVGPAELPRGSVQPPIVAQCLEDAEPTRNGHRALARVSDRHKAYLYLNGPWDRLPERGQWVEIARPLTPIIRTRMREPYLRFLIKRRIAYTASLYPGDLKTLSPPDSGLAARMADSRRAFRTRLRAAMPERTAAVAEGVILGAGSDFPKRDRERFARSGLAHMLSASGLHVGVAALIVTWLTGLLPWPFWSRRALILAAVWLYAAMAGFNPPIVRAAIMISAWAIAPLIWREFDGLSALACAAVVWLIIAPNALWEAGFRLSFAAMIGILLLYIRIKRPLESSLRPLPYKPRRFIAGGAAVSMAALIGLLPVQASTFGFFPVMSIAANLLASPALPVVMFGGAIAALWPWLGGLIADLGSRWILFVADRLGDPTAPVLSLPALPDWAILAYLALLLALAPEPATEDPLE, encoded by the coding sequence GTGCGCCGTCTGCCGCGGCTATCGATAAGACTTTTCGAATCGCTGCGCCATCGCCCGGCAACCTGGTCGTTGATAGGGCTCGTTTCGGGTCTTTGCCTGGCCGAAGCCCAGTGGCTGTCCGGCCCGCTGATCGCCGTTCTTTGCCTGGCCTTTTCTCTCGCTCTCAACCCTCGCTGGATCATTCCCGCGGCGCTGCTCGCTCTTGGCTTCTATCGATACTGGTTCGCCGTCGGCCCGGCAGAACTCCCAAGAGGCTCCGTCCAACCACCTATCGTCGCCCAATGCCTGGAGGATGCCGAGCCGACGCGAAACGGCCATCGAGCGCTCGCGAGGGTGTCCGACAGGCACAAGGCCTATCTCTATCTCAACGGGCCATGGGATCGACTGCCCGAGCGCGGACAATGGGTGGAAATTGCACGGCCTCTGACGCCGATCATCCGTACCCGAATGCGCGAGCCGTACCTCCGATTCCTGATCAAGCGCCGAATCGCTTACACCGCCTCGCTCTACCCGGGCGACCTGAAAACCCTCAGCCCGCCCGACTCAGGACTTGCAGCGAGAATGGCCGATTCTCGCCGCGCTTTCCGAACCCGGCTTCGTGCAGCCATGCCGGAAAGAACCGCCGCGGTCGCCGAAGGGGTGATTCTTGGCGCAGGATCCGACTTTCCCAAGCGCGACAGAGAACGCTTCGCCCGATCGGGCCTGGCGCATATGCTCTCGGCTTCTGGCTTGCACGTCGGCGTCGCAGCCCTAATTGTAACGTGGCTGACCGGGCTATTGCCGTGGCCGTTTTGGTCGCGGCGAGCGCTGATCCTAGCCGCCGTCTGGCTCTACGCCGCAATGGCAGGCTTCAACCCGCCCATTGTGCGCGCCGCGATCATGATCTCAGCTTGGGCGATCGCGCCTCTTATCTGGCGCGAGTTCGACGGTCTCTCCGCTCTCGCCTGTGCCGCCGTCGTCTGGCTGATCATCGCCCCAAACGCCCTATGGGAAGCCGGATTTCGACTCTCGTTCGCCGCCATGATCGGGATTCTGCTGCTCTACATCCGCATCAAGCGACCATTGGAGAGTTCCCTAAGACCGCTGCCTTACAAGCCTCGACGTTTCATTGCAGGAGGCGCCGCGGTATCGATGGCCGCCCTGATAGGCCTCCTGCCTGTCCAGGCATCGACCTTTGGGTTCTTTCCCGTCATGTCCATTGCCGCGAATCTTCTGGCCAGCCCGGCCCTGCCCGTCGTCATGTTCGGCGGCGCGATCGCAGCTCTTTGGCCTTGGCTTGGCGGATTGATCGCCGACCTTGGCTCTCGCTGGATCCTTTTTGTCGCAGACCGCCTCGGAGATCCGACGGCGCCCGTTCTGAGCCTGCCCGCACTGCCCGATTGGGCGATCCTCGCCTATCTTGCGCTCTTGCTGGCTCTAGCGCCGGAGCCGGCGACCGAAGACCCATTGGAGTAG